The proteins below are encoded in one region of Flammeovirga kamogawensis:
- a CDS encoding DinB family protein — protein MNKKELPFMPVFFDRYINLTDDNNVIDILSESISKLNSDFVEKLEQLGTDVYAANKWTVLDLMQHMIDTERILAYRALSFAREDKTPLPGFEEDDYAVNSMANHRELADLINEFQVVRMSSIALFKSFSDEMLLQVGTASGNEISVLALGFTIAGHQLHHMKIIEERYFPLLNN, from the coding sequence ATGAACAAGAAAGAACTCCCATTTATGCCCGTATTTTTTGATAGATATATCAACCTTACAGACGATAATAATGTTATTGATATACTCTCTGAATCAATCTCGAAATTGAATAGTGATTTTGTAGAAAAACTGGAACAACTAGGTACTGACGTATATGCAGCAAATAAATGGACTGTTTTAGATTTAATGCAGCACATGATTGATACAGAAAGAATTTTAGCGTATAGAGCATTATCTTTTGCAAGAGAAGACAAAACGCCATTACCAGGTTTTGAAGAAGATGATTATGCAGTAAATAGCATGGCAAACCATAGAGAGTTAGCAGACCTTATTAACGAGTTTCAAGTAGTTAGAATGAGCAGTATAGCTTTGTTTAAAAGCTTTTCGGATGAGATGTTATTACAAGTGGGCACAGCAAGTGGAAATGAAATTAGTGTTTTGGCACTTGGTTTTACTATTGCCGGGCACCAGTTGCATCACATGAAAATAATAGAAGAACGTTATTTCCCGTTACTGAATAATTAA
- a CDS encoding PhoH family protein: protein MKKIFVLDTSVLLFDHDSITNFEENDVAIPITVLEELDKFKIGNDTKNFEARAVCRFIDDISINKNLNNWIPLPGDDKGDFKILMHDSSKATAVENTYGNLKNDHKILNAAVVLQEKYPDRKIVLITKDINLRVKAKAIGLPAQDLMKGKVKDVKKIHGGFIEISGIDSNLIRNFYKNGKIEDVDILGDKKVNNEYYILKNGTSSALAFYNPHTLHVEKVEKEYVYNIKPRNAEQAFAIHAILNDNIKLVTLQGVAGTGKTLIALACALERSNQYNQIILARPIIPLSNREIGYLPGDAQEKINPYMQPLFDNLKFIKSQTSSNGKKAKNIDAMLEEGKIEIMPLAFIRGRSLENVIMIIDESQNLTPHEIKTIVTRAGENTKIIFTGDVKQIDTPYLDEQSNGLSFMIDKLKGDPLFANIKLMKGERSALANLANEKL, encoded by the coding sequence ATGAAGAAAATTTTTGTTCTTGATACTTCAGTATTACTTTTTGATCACGATTCTATAACGAACTTCGAGGAGAATGATGTTGCCATTCCTATAACAGTACTCGAAGAACTTGATAAATTTAAAATTGGCAACGACACCAAAAACTTTGAAGCTCGTGCCGTTTGTCGTTTTATTGACGATATATCAATCAATAAAAACTTAAACAATTGGATTCCGCTACCCGGGGACGATAAAGGTGATTTTAAAATTTTGATGCATGACTCATCAAAGGCTACTGCAGTAGAAAACACGTATGGAAACCTAAAGAATGATCATAAAATATTAAATGCAGCCGTTGTTTTACAGGAAAAATATCCTGACAGAAAAATTGTTCTTATTACTAAGGATATTAACCTTAGAGTAAAAGCAAAAGCCATTGGATTACCTGCCCAAGATTTAATGAAAGGCAAAGTAAAAGATGTAAAGAAAATTCATGGTGGTTTTATAGAAATTTCCGGGATCGATAGCAACCTTATCCGTAATTTTTATAAAAATGGTAAAATTGAAGATGTTGATATTCTAGGAGATAAAAAAGTAAATAATGAATATTATATCTTAAAAAATGGTACTTCTTCTGCATTGGCTTTTTACAATCCACACACATTGCATGTAGAAAAAGTAGAAAAGGAATACGTTTACAATATTAAACCTAGAAATGCAGAACAAGCATTTGCTATTCATGCAATCTTAAATGATAACATTAAATTAGTTACACTACAAGGTGTTGCAGGAACGGGAAAAACATTAATTGCTTTGGCTTGTGCTTTAGAACGCTCTAACCAATACAATCAGATAATTTTGGCTAGACCAATAATACCTTTATCTAACAGAGAAATTGGGTATTTACCAGGCGATGCTCAAGAGAAAATTAACCCGTACATGCAACCTCTTTTCGATAATCTTAAATTTATAAAGAGTCAAACATCTAGTAACGGGAAGAAAGCCAAAAATATAGATGCCATGCTAGAAGAAGGTAAAATTGAAATTATGCCTCTGGCTTTTATTAGAGGACGGAGTCTAGAGAATGTGATCATGATTATTGATGAATCTCAAAACTTAACACCTCATGAAATTAAAACGATTGTAACAAGAGCTGGTGAAAACACAAAGATCATTTTTACAGGTGATGTTAAACAGATTGACACCCCTTACCTTGATGAACAAAGTAACGGTCTAAGTTTTATGATTGATAAACTTAAAGGCGATCCTCTCTTTGCAAATATCAAATTAATGAAAGGTGAGCGAAGTGCTCTTGCCAATTTAGCTAACGAAAAATTATAA
- a CDS encoding sulfurtransferase produces the protein MNTIISAQELFEIINQPNVIVLDASQPGDKVGLVPKNPGLQILNARTFDLKNDFSDPNSSLPNTLPTPTDFENACRNLGINNNSIVVIYDNLGIFTSPRAWWMFKSMGFDNVHVLDGGLDSWLSNGYSIERISKKEYPKGDFTAKFSSKNVVDAAVVNTNISTKKYQLIDARGAQRFDGTVEEPRAGMRSGHIPNSLNLPFKTLLKDGKFKSEEERRELFDALNLDDKPLIFSCGSGVTACVVYLASEGILSQEKAVYDGSWTEWGQSDFPISKS, from the coding sequence ATGAATACTATTATATCAGCTCAAGAATTATTCGAGATAATTAATCAACCTAATGTAATTGTCTTAGATGCTAGTCAGCCTGGAGATAAAGTAGGTCTGGTTCCGAAAAACCCAGGTTTACAAATTTTAAATGCAAGAACTTTTGATCTAAAAAACGATTTTAGTGACCCTAATAGTTCATTACCTAATACACTCCCAACCCCTACCGATTTTGAAAATGCATGTCGTAATTTGGGCATTAATAATAACAGTATTGTAGTGATTTATGATAACCTAGGTATTTTTACTAGTCCACGAGCTTGGTGGATGTTTAAGTCTATGGGTTTTGATAATGTACATGTCTTAGATGGTGGTTTAGACAGTTGGCTATCAAATGGATATTCAATAGAAAGAATTTCAAAAAAAGAATATCCTAAAGGTGATTTTACAGCTAAGTTCTCCTCTAAAAATGTTGTTGATGCGGCAGTAGTAAATACCAATATCTCTACCAAAAAATACCAATTAATTGATGCTAGAGGAGCACAAAGGTTTGATGGAACAGTAGAAGAACCAAGAGCAGGAATGAGAAGTGGACATATTCCTAATTCATTAAATTTACCTTTTAAAACTTTACTAAAAGATGGGAAATTTAAAAGTGAAGAAGAAAGAAGGGAATTATTTGACGCACTGAATTTAGATGATAAACCTTTAATTTTTAGTTGCGGCTCAGGTGTAACTGCATGTGTAGTTTATTTGGCTTCAGAAGGTATTCTTTCTCAAGAAAAAGCAGTATATGATGGATCTTGGACCGAATGGGGCCAATCTGACTTTCCAATATCTAAAAGTTAA
- a CDS encoding FUSC family protein — MTKELKLLSALYGCIVFALLLLQHFYKLPHPEWGLLTLPLIFSPTRKNFFHKSIYRVSATFFGAFLLFALSGVTNRYLYYFCLVCLIMLISHLSIKYKKYFYFFFIINVTIGIFGIGNFHSADSQSVLPIIEDRIFETLLSCALILIPLGIFLKLNKKFAFTNQLPHGIEEPTHFQLFLRALITYLGYILLYILAGTRALQGAGVMLTILFASTTLYKNPVPMVYAKIKIILFSAVIVFLLKVVSPYLDLPFYINFLFISLTYGYLMYLSFKHIKHEFFFKMIMVVGPVLYSITPPPLVNPTAFCTVLGVFLIGILFIYVGHQISIRVHHKITNKENI; from the coding sequence ATGACTAAAGAATTAAAATTATTAAGTGCTCTTTACGGTTGTATTGTATTTGCTTTATTATTATTGCAACATTTTTATAAACTTCCTCACCCAGAATGGGGATTACTTACTCTACCACTTATCTTTTCTCCCACAAGAAAAAACTTTTTTCATAAGAGTATTTATAGAGTTTCTGCTACTTTTTTTGGTGCATTTTTATTGTTTGCACTATCAGGAGTGACCAACAGATACCTTTATTACTTTTGTTTAGTTTGCTTAATAATGCTAATAAGTCATTTATCTATTAAGTATAAAAAGTATTTTTATTTCTTTTTTATTATTAATGTAACTATTGGAATTTTTGGAATTGGTAATTTTCATAGTGCTGATAGCCAAAGTGTATTACCTATTATAGAAGATAGGATTTTTGAGACCTTGTTAAGTTGTGCACTAATACTTATTCCTTTAGGTATATTTTTAAAACTAAATAAAAAGTTTGCTTTTACTAACCAACTTCCTCATGGTATTGAAGAACCTACACACTTTCAGTTATTTTTAAGAGCTTTAATAACGTACCTTGGTTATATTCTTCTCTATATTTTAGCAGGTACAAGAGCACTGCAAGGAGCAGGTGTTATGCTTACAATTTTATTTGCTAGTACTACTCTTTACAAAAACCCTGTGCCTATGGTTTATGCAAAAATAAAAATCATTCTATTCTCTGCCGTTATAGTTTTTCTTCTAAAAGTAGTTTCACCGTATTTAGATTTGCCCTTTTATATCAATTTCCTATTTATAAGTTTAACATATGGTTATTTAATGTACCTGTCGTTTAAACATATAAAACATGAATTTTTCTTTAAGATGATAATGGTTGTAGGACCTGTATTATATAGCATTACCCCTCCTCCTTTAGTAAACCCCACTGCATTTTGCACTGTATTAGGCGTCTTTTTAATTGGGATTTTATTTATCTATGTAGGGCATCAAATATCTATTAGAGTACACCATAAAATTACCAATAAAGAAAATATATAA
- the gshAB gene encoding bifunctional glutamate--cysteine ligase GshA/glutathione synthetase GshB, which produces MKALDSIINNYKSSHLFEGSFGLEKENIRIDKNGKIALTPHPSTLGSKLTHPYITTDFSESQIEMITPPLPSIHEALGFLETIHDIVSEQLGDEYLWPQSTPPDLPENDNDIPIANYGLGGEANEEYRSHLANKYGKKKQLLSGIHYNFSFLDKNLTYLYQKSEDKSQTYAEFKEAVYLKVARNFLKYRWYLVTLLGDSPALHSSYMKCCIDQLPKATTDAYHFTEATSMRTSVCGYKNQEDLVLDYSSMDGYDKSIQQAIDNGQLESAKENYSPIRLKEINGQLAYLEIRLLDLDPSVKLGITKETAEIVHMFLLFCLLKEETTFDAAVQFKANENQEIAATMGLSKIAKIDFEGKPMNLQEAVARITRQIEHTLEHLLPEGYERSLEHLIKISDDINERPAAKTLAAIQGTSFLAWHLEKAQVYKQESLNHSYKFYGLEDMELSTQLLLREAVLRGIKFEIMDRSENFVKLEQNGKIEYVMQATRTSLDNYVSVLMMENKVMTKKLIERVGIRTPKGEQYIDHYKAKEDFLFYKNKSVVVKPKSTNFGLGISILKNNTKKEVFDRAIEIAFEHDNSILVEEFVSGKEYRIFIIKNEVVGILHRVPANVKGDGEATIRELVIEKNKDPLRGKGYKTPLEKIALGEAEEMFLQSQGLDFDFVPSKNQIVYLRENSNISTGGDSIDFTDDIPESYKKIAVDAAKALDVEITGLDMMIDDISEEANDSNYAIIEMNFNPAIHIHCYPYKGKNRRLNAKVLDALGY; this is translated from the coding sequence ATGAAAGCCTTAGATTCAATCATTAATAACTATAAATCAAGTCATTTATTTGAGGGAAGTTTCGGACTTGAAAAAGAAAATATACGAATTGATAAAAATGGGAAAATAGCTTTAACACCTCACCCTTCTACTTTAGGAAGTAAATTAACACATCCTTATATTACCACAGATTTTTCAGAAAGTCAGATAGAAATGATTACTCCACCTTTACCCTCAATTCATGAGGCATTAGGTTTTCTAGAGACTATTCATGATATCGTTTCTGAGCAATTAGGCGATGAATATTTATGGCCACAAAGCACCCCTCCAGACCTTCCAGAAAATGATAATGACATTCCAATTGCTAATTATGGTTTAGGAGGTGAGGCCAATGAAGAATACCGTTCTCATTTAGCCAATAAATATGGTAAGAAGAAACAGTTATTGTCTGGTATACATTATAACTTCTCTTTTTTAGATAAAAACCTTACTTATTTATACCAAAAATCAGAAGATAAAAGCCAAACATATGCGGAGTTTAAAGAAGCTGTGTATTTAAAAGTAGCTAGAAATTTCTTAAAATATAGATGGTATTTGGTCACACTATTAGGCGATAGTCCTGCCTTGCACAGTTCTTACATGAAATGTTGTATAGACCAACTGCCCAAAGCCACAACAGATGCGTATCATTTTACAGAAGCAACTTCCATGCGTACAAGTGTTTGCGGGTACAAAAATCAAGAAGATTTAGTACTAGATTATTCATCAATGGATGGATATGATAAGAGTATTCAACAAGCCATAGACAATGGGCAATTAGAAAGTGCAAAAGAAAATTATTCACCCATACGTCTAAAAGAAATTAACGGGCAGTTGGCTTATTTAGAAATTCGTTTATTAGATTTAGATCCATCTGTTAAGCTCGGAATAACAAAAGAAACAGCAGAGATTGTACATATGTTCTTGTTGTTTTGCCTGTTAAAAGAAGAAACAACCTTTGATGCAGCGGTTCAATTTAAAGCTAATGAAAATCAAGAAATTGCAGCAACAATGGGGCTTTCTAAGATTGCTAAAATAGATTTTGAAGGTAAACCGATGAATCTTCAAGAAGCAGTTGCTAGAATTACCAGACAAATAGAACATACATTAGAACATCTATTACCGGAAGGTTACGAGCGTTCTTTAGAGCATCTGATTAAAATTTCTGATGACATTAATGAGAGACCTGCAGCTAAAACACTTGCAGCTATTCAAGGAACTTCATTTTTAGCTTGGCATCTAGAAAAGGCACAAGTTTACAAACAGGAAAGCCTTAACCATTCGTATAAATTTTATGGTTTAGAAGATATGGAATTATCCACTCAATTATTGTTGAGAGAAGCAGTATTGAGAGGGATCAAATTTGAAATAATGGACCGTTCGGAAAACTTTGTTAAACTAGAGCAAAACGGTAAGATAGAGTATGTAATGCAGGCTACTCGAACATCTTTAGACAATTATGTAAGTGTCTTAATGATGGAAAATAAAGTAATGACTAAAAAGCTAATAGAGCGTGTGGGTATCCGAACTCCTAAAGGTGAACAGTATATAGATCATTACAAAGCAAAAGAAGATTTCTTATTTTATAAGAATAAATCTGTTGTAGTAAAACCTAAATCCACAAATTTTGGGTTGGGTATTAGTATTTTAAAAAATAATACAAAAAAAGAAGTCTTTGATAGAGCTATTGAAATTGCTTTTGAACATGATAATTCAATTTTAGTAGAAGAGTTTGTAAGTGGAAAAGAATACCGAATTTTTATCATAAAAAATGAAGTAGTAGGTATTTTACATCGTGTACCAGCCAATGTTAAAGGAGATGGCGAAGCAACCATAAGAGAGCTTGTTATTGAAAAAAATAAAGATCCTTTAAGAGGAAAAGGGTATAAAACTCCATTAGAAAAAATAGCACTTGGAGAAGCAGAAGAAATGTTTTTACAATCTCAGGGACTTGATTTTGATTTTGTTCCATCTAAGAATCAGATTGTCTACTTAAGAGAAAATTCTAACATATCTACGGGTGGCGATAGTATAGATTTTACAGATGATATTCCTGAATCATATAAAAAGATTGCTGTTGATGCAGCCAAAGCCTTAGATGTAGAAATTACAGGCTTAGATATGATGATAGATGATATTTCTGAAGAAGCGAATGACAGTAATTATGCAATTATTGAAATGAACTTTAATCCTGCAATTCATATTCATTGTTATCCTTATAAAGGAAAAAATAGACGATTAAATGCTAAAGTATTGGATGCTTTAGGATACTAA
- a CDS encoding CPBP family intramembrane glutamic endopeptidase yields the protein MKLILTYFKDFQKEYYTKKFIVALLIIGCGLLAFNYTFDFEDSYIDKYARTIYHTIGFFIYHYSAYILVLIGVHFTTNRKVLDQSKSFWVKLTLAMLILAISRSFYYHIYIADLFDGVTKLYISRVMTKFRKLSLIFLLVGGVYWLFDRNKGLHFYGLDFKAKNLKIYVILLACMVPIIAGASFLDGFQKFYPFYKKSGGALMAQLYHLPEWIFVTIYETVYASEFISVELFFRGFLILGFTKYLGKDVVIPMAFTYAVYHFGKPMGEAISSIFGGYILGVISYYSKNLWGGVFLHVGIALLMELFAYLQM from the coding sequence ATGAAACTTATACTAACCTACTTCAAAGATTTTCAAAAAGAGTATTATACAAAAAAGTTTATTGTCGCACTTTTAATTATAGGTTGCGGCCTTCTTGCGTTTAATTATACTTTTGACTTTGAAGATAGTTATATCGATAAATATGCCCGTACAATTTATCATACTATTGGGTTCTTTATTTATCATTATTCTGCCTATATTCTCGTTCTTATAGGGGTTCATTTTACTACAAATCGAAAAGTATTAGATCAATCTAAATCGTTTTGGGTAAAGTTAACGCTAGCCATGTTGATATTGGCAATCTCTCGGTCTTTCTATTATCACATATATATTGCTGATTTGTTTGATGGAGTAACAAAACTTTATATAAGTAGAGTAATGACGAAGTTTAGAAAGTTATCGCTCATTTTCTTACTAGTTGGAGGTGTTTATTGGCTTTTTGATAGAAATAAAGGATTACATTTTTATGGTTTAGATTTTAAAGCTAAAAATTTAAAAATCTATGTGATATTATTGGCCTGCATGGTTCCTATTATTGCTGGAGCATCATTTTTAGATGGTTTTCAAAAATTTTATCCTTTTTATAAAAAATCTGGTGGTGCGCTAATGGCTCAACTTTACCATTTGCCAGAATGGATATTTGTCACAATTTATGAAACCGTTTATGCTTCAGAATTCATCTCTGTAGAACTGTTTTTTAGGGGCTTTTTAATACTAGGTTTCACTAAGTACTTGGGTAAAGATGTTGTTATTCCTATGGCATTTACTTATGCCGTTTATCATTTTGGCAAACCTATGGGAGAAGCAATAAGCTCTATTTTTGGAGGTTACATTTTGGGTGTAATTTCTTATTATTCTAAAAACCTTTGGGGTGGTGTTTTTCTTCATGTAGGCATTGCTTTACTTATGGAATTATTTGCTTATCTACAGATGTAA
- a CDS encoding thioredoxin domain-containing protein encodes MKLITFFSLLFISLYSNAQNIKGTVVSLTTKEAVPYANIILKNNHLGGYSKDDGSFIIPINKEQLQDSLLISCIGFTSKVIPIKKLSFLITNKIFLEPRATELDMVHVTSKMPTVKEIIRKSTSKFKKDFREKAYLGEFYYAENKFIDNEFVSGLEGVGDIYFEQYQSSMPNYSTHQGLNKLLFDELRANKDHNWNFDPSWDLSNLDKGALKTYNKYDILAFHKRQFTDFNFLQSKLLLKYNFSFIRNSPLIKTSDYTYNLLDIENRNNEPVYVIEYHSKNDKTEGKIYIRENFEVLSITSSNFEIKHKKNYLPFITPNYQNKKESKGCVQFGYVGKKNYTQKVDYQVNYDDPKKDITYKGTLEITNFSTVECFQLRAANMFRSTDASALLIDSFAPYAKGSGSFWAFRSIKSTTYSENINRKEIGSKSLNERYTPYVAERYSLLDYDKDDLQPRIKRDYFTYKKSRDLLKRSTYGDLRITDNSKNKKVLKHEFDSMFLMSNYKHQYFTVSKEIMDSLDYHYSFLKQLEEGSEILNNLDYHTDYLASCNLNKAVTKNMADTLFAYKEKLSERYLKESKGNIIALWLESNTMYTEYFPDSIRLNNPNHIFNALQQFDLNDTTMYTSPVLAQYIAELIFTQITVIEDEFTPLEGTKLMQKSNSDVERFQAINTKYIKNRSLQEKVLFEYVKEYVFYDDTLSNQNFNYYVHQFDETYQNSDYSRELAVLSKNRKGFNQQKLPNKFTLLDPNLDEVIRSFNKGIYIIDFWASWCGPCVKSMKEDYPEILEKYNSEKVNFVFISFDQEISKWTAFIEKNPLENTAQFRVLDADVTKLSEKLNIQGYPTQLIVKDGVIIKRITGANSYQLEETLKQLIN; translated from the coding sequence ATGAAACTAATTACGTTTTTTTCTCTACTTTTTATTTCTTTATATAGTAACGCTCAGAATATTAAAGGAACGGTAGTTAGCCTCACCACAAAAGAGGCTGTGCCTTATGCTAATATTATCTTAAAAAACAACCATTTAGGTGGCTATAGTAAAGACGATGGGAGTTTTATAATTCCAATTAATAAAGAGCAACTACAAGACTCTCTTCTTATTTCTTGTATAGGGTTTACGTCGAAAGTCATTCCCATAAAGAAGCTATCTTTTTTAATTACAAATAAGATTTTCTTAGAACCAAGAGCTACCGAGTTAGATATGGTTCATGTTACTTCTAAAATGCCCACTGTAAAAGAAATTATTAGAAAATCCACATCAAAATTTAAAAAAGATTTTAGAGAGAAAGCATATCTAGGAGAATTTTATTATGCCGAAAATAAATTTATAGATAATGAATTTGTCTCTGGTTTAGAAGGAGTAGGAGATATTTATTTTGAACAGTATCAGTCCTCAATGCCTAATTATTCTACTCATCAAGGGTTGAATAAACTATTATTTGATGAATTAAGAGCAAATAAAGACCATAATTGGAATTTTGATCCTTCTTGGGATTTATCTAACCTTGATAAGGGTGCATTAAAAACATATAATAAATATGATATATTAGCCTTTCATAAAAGGCAATTTACAGACTTTAATTTTTTACAGAGTAAGCTATTACTAAAATATAACTTCAGTTTTATTCGGAATAGTCCACTAATTAAAACGAGTGATTATACATACAATTTACTAGATATAGAAAATAGAAATAATGAACCTGTTTATGTCATAGAATATCATTCGAAAAATGATAAAACAGAGGGCAAAATATATATCAGAGAAAACTTTGAGGTATTAAGTATTACATCCTCTAATTTTGAGATCAAACATAAAAAGAATTATCTGCCATTTATAACTCCTAATTATCAAAATAAAAAAGAGTCAAAAGGTTGTGTTCAGTTTGGTTATGTAGGGAAGAAAAATTATACCCAAAAAGTAGATTATCAAGTTAATTATGATGATCCTAAAAAAGATATTACATATAAAGGTACTTTAGAAATTACTAATTTTAGTACAGTGGAGTGCTTTCAGTTAAGAGCAGCGAACATGTTTCGTTCGACAGATGCAAGTGCTTTACTTATAGATTCATTTGCTCCTTATGCTAAAGGTAGTGGGTCATTTTGGGCTTTCAGAAGCATTAAATCAACAACTTATTCTGAAAATATAAACCGAAAAGAAATTGGTAGTAAAAGTTTAAACGAACGATATACTCCATACGTTGCTGAACGATATTCATTGTTGGATTATGATAAAGATGATCTTCAGCCTAGGATTAAGAGAGACTATTTTACGTATAAAAAATCAAGAGACCTCTTAAAAAGGAGTACTTATGGTGATTTAAGAATAACCGATAATTCGAAAAACAAAAAGGTACTTAAACATGAATTTGATAGTATGTTTTTGATGAGTAATTATAAACATCAATATTTTACGGTATCAAAAGAAATAATGGACAGTTTAGATTACCATTACTCTTTTCTAAAGCAATTAGAAGAAGGAAGTGAAATTTTAAATAACCTAGATTATCATACCGATTACCTGGCCTCTTGTAACTTAAATAAAGCAGTTACAAAAAATATGGCAGATACTCTTTTTGCTTATAAAGAGAAATTATCAGAACGTTATTTAAAAGAGTCTAAAGGAAATATTATTGCTTTATGGTTAGAATCTAACACAATGTATACCGAATATTTTCCAGATTCTATCAGACTAAACAATCCAAATCATATTTTTAATGCTTTGCAACAATTTGATTTAAATGATACAACAATGTACACTAGCCCAGTACTAGCACAGTATATTGCAGAATTAATTTTTACGCAAATAACTGTAATAGAAGATGAATTTACGCCATTGGAAGGAACCAAACTGATGCAAAAATCAAATTCAGATGTAGAACGTTTTCAGGCTATAAATACGAAGTACATAAAAAATAGGAGTCTACAAGAAAAAGTATTATTCGAATATGTGAAAGAGTACGTTTTTTATGATGATACATTGTCTAACCAAAACTTTAATTATTATGTTCATCAGTTTGATGAAACCTATCAAAATTCTGATTATAGTAGAGAATTGGCAGTTTTATCAAAAAATAGAAAAGGATTTAATCAACAAAAACTACCTAATAAGTTTACGCTTTTAGATCCAAATTTAGATGAGGTAATAAGATCATTCAACAAAGGGATATACATAATAGATTTTTGGGCTTCTTGGTGTGGGCCTTGTGTTAAAAGTATGAAAGAAGACTATCCAGAAATTCTTGAAAAGTACAATTCAGAAAAAGTCAATTTTGTATTTATATCATTTGATCAAGAAATAAGTAAATGGACAGCATTTATTGAGAAGAACCCTTTAGAAAATACAGCTCAATTTAGAGTTTTAGATGCTGATGTTACTAAGCTATCAGAAAAGTTAAACATTCAAGGTTATCCAACACAGTTAATAGTAAAGGATGGCGTAATTATTAAAAGAATAACAGGAGCAAATTCATATCAATTAGAAGAGACATTAAAGCAACTCATAAATTGA
- a CDS encoding MATE family efflux transporter, which translates to MKKDLTNGPVLEGIVGLALPIIASSFLQFAYNFTDMLWVGQLGSNAVAAVGTSAFFLQLTWAFASVFLLGTGISVSHAIGNKENKKAQIIAREALFFLMLIVAIMIVIIQLFYKDLIGFFKLNDLLVEGLAYDYLRCASLGLLFILTVNLFTGISNARGDAKTPLKITIVGVVINILLDPIFIFVLDLGVLGAALATIIAQSVSLILFWNKTAQDFLGTYKEWKWSTSTIKETINLGFPPSIQRIVFTVVGIIMARIVAQWGSDAIAAQKIGLQIESMTFMATGGLMGAMMSFTGQNFGAKKYSRISEGYSTALKIGVSLGVVMGILFYSFPTFFVRLFVQEEATVTIGADYLRIIGLSQVFMCVEMITSGIINGLGKTKVPATINITMTLIRIPMAIYLSSFTAIGINGVWLAIAISTVLRATSLTVAYQIIKRKITLNRAI; encoded by the coding sequence ATGAAAAAAGACTTAACTAACGGTCCTGTTTTAGAAGGTATCGTTGGGTTGGCGTTGCCAATTATTGCCTCTTCTTTCTTACAGTTTGCATATAATTTTACAGATATGCTTTGGGTAGGTCAGTTAGGTAGTAATGCTGTTGCAGCAGTGGGTACATCTGCCTTTTTCTTGCAATTAACATGGGCATTTGCTTCTGTTTTTTTATTAGGTACAGGAATTTCTGTATCTCACGCTATAGGAAATAAAGAGAACAAAAAAGCGCAAATTATAGCTAGAGAAGCTTTGTTTTTTCTAATGCTAATAGTTGCGATTATGATAGTAATTATTCAACTTTTTTATAAAGATTTAATTGGTTTTTTTAAGTTGAATGATCTTCTAGTAGAAGGTCTAGCTTACGATTACCTAAGGTGTGCATCTTTAGGGTTATTATTTATTCTAACCGTAAATTTATTTACAGGAATAAGTAATGCCAGAGGTGATGCGAAAACACCTTTAAAAATTACAATAGTTGGGGTAGTTATTAATATACTTCTTGATCCGATTTTCATTTTTGTATTAGACTTAGGAGTTTTAGGAGCGGCATTAGCCACTATAATAGCACAAAGTGTTAGCTTAATTTTATTTTGGAATAAAACAGCTCAAGACTTTTTAGGTACTTATAAAGAGTGGAAATGGTCAACAAGTACAATAAAAGAGACCATTAATCTTGGTTTTCCACCGTCAATACAACGCATAGTTTTTACTGTGGTAGGTATTATAATGGCAAGAATAGTTGCCCAATGGGGTAGTGATGCCATTGCAGCACAAAAAATAGGTTTACAAATAGAATCTATGACATTTATGGCAACAGGTGGTTTAATGGGGGCTATGATGTCTTTTACGGGACAAAATTTTGGAGCCAAAAAGTATAGTCGTATAAGTGAAGGATATAGTACAGCACTTAAAATTGGTGTTTCATTGGGTGTTGTAATGGGTATTCTTTTTTATTCCTTTCCAACGTTTTTTGTACGTCTTTTTGTTCAAGAAGAAGCAACAGTGACAATTGGTGCTGATTATCTACGCATAATTGGTTTGTCGCAAGTGTTTATGTGTGTAGAAATGATTACATCAGGAATAATCAATGGATTAGGAAAAACAAAAGTACCTGCAACAATAAACATAACCATGACGTTAATTCGTATTCCAATGGCCATTTACTTATCTTCTTTCACAGCAATAGGTATTAATGGAGTGTGGTTAGCCATTGCGATAAGCACTGTATTACGAGCGACATCATTAACTGTCGCTTATCAAATTATAAAAAGAAAAATTACTTTAAATAGAGCAATATGA